Proteins encoded in a region of the Pseudomonas putida genome:
- a CDS encoding DNA topoisomerase IB → MLDCPLPRTLHYVDDSQPGMTRRRWRDRFIYLDADGQRVRDSDTLARIAALVIPPAYTDVWICADPQGHLQATGRDARGRKQYRYHAQWRELRDQHKYGRMLAFAQALPKLRAQLEAHLARPGLDREKVMALVVSLLDHTLIRIGNQRYLRDNQSYGLTTLRNRHVQVKGSTIRFQFRGKRGVEHNVTLNDRRLASLLKRCMELPGQTLFQYLDEDGQRHSVGSSEVNQFLQQLTGADFTAKDYRTWAGSSLALDLLKPLAWEPESEAKRQVAAIVRQVATRLGNTPAVCRRCYIHPAVLEHYAQGRLAQLPKSRVRKGLDPEEVALLLFLQVLEEQDGD, encoded by the coding sequence ATGCTCGACTGCCCCCTGCCACGCACCCTGCACTACGTTGACGACAGCCAGCCAGGCATGACCCGGCGACGCTGGCGCGACCGTTTCATCTACCTGGATGCCGACGGCCAGCGGGTGCGCGACAGCGACACCTTGGCGCGCATCGCCGCGCTGGTGATTCCCCCGGCCTACACCGATGTATGGATCTGCGCCGACCCGCAGGGCCACCTGCAGGCCACCGGTCGCGATGCCCGTGGCCGCAAGCAGTACCGCTATCACGCGCAGTGGCGCGAACTGCGTGACCAACACAAGTATGGGCGCATGCTGGCCTTTGCCCAGGCACTACCAAAGCTGCGCGCGCAACTGGAAGCCCACCTGGCGCGGCCAGGGCTGGACCGGGAAAAGGTCATGGCATTGGTGGTGAGCCTGCTGGACCACACCCTGATCCGCATTGGTAACCAGCGTTACCTGCGCGACAACCAGTCTTATGGCCTGACGACCCTGCGTAACCGCCATGTGCAGGTCAAAGGCAGCACCATTCGCTTTCAATTTCGCGGCAAGCGTGGCGTCGAACACAACGTCACCCTCAACGACCGACGCCTGGCCAGCCTGCTCAAACGCTGCATGGAGCTGCCTGGCCAGACACTGTTTCAATACCTGGACGAAGACGGCCAGCGCCACAGCGTAGGCTCCAGCGAGGTCAACCAGTTCCTGCAGCAGTTGACCGGCGCAGACTTCACCGCCAAGGACTACCGCACCTGGGCCGGCAGCAGCCTGGCGTTGGACCTGCTCAAACCCCTGGCCTGGGAACCGGAGAGTGAAGCCAAACGCCAGGTCGCCGCGATAGTCCGCCAGGTCGCCACGCGCCTGGGCAATACGCCGGCAGTGTGCAGACGCTGCTACATCCATCCGGCAGTGCTGGAGCACTATGCCCAGGGACGTCTGGCCCAATTGCCCAAGAGCCGCGTGCGCAAAGGCCTGGACCCCGAGGAAGTGGCCTTGCTGCTGTTTCTTCAGGTACTCGAGGAACAGGACGGCGATTAA
- a CDS encoding cytochrome c, translating into MTPLRRVVIGSLLILALPKAHAVDGQKVFSQGGANPAAMACLGCHGPDGKGIAAAGFPRLAGLPAGYLSKQLHDWRNGSRKQPVMEPLAKALSEDEIEAVSSYLAGLPAAPTGDLRRQQIANDPTTRVALYGDWSRQIPGCVQCHGPGGGGVGEHFPPLAGQPASYLIAQLNAWRDGSRSNDPNQLMVGVAKAMTDDEIKAVAEFFAHPASQEVTP; encoded by the coding sequence ATGACACCGTTGAGACGCGTCGTGATCGGCAGCCTGCTGATCCTGGCCTTGCCCAAGGCGCATGCCGTCGATGGCCAGAAGGTCTTCTCCCAGGGCGGGGCCAACCCCGCCGCCATGGCCTGCCTCGGTTGCCATGGCCCGGACGGCAAGGGCATTGCCGCTGCCGGCTTCCCACGCTTGGCTGGGCTTCCAGCCGGTTACCTCAGCAAACAGTTGCATGACTGGCGCAACGGCAGCCGCAAGCAGCCGGTGATGGAGCCGCTGGCCAAAGCCCTGAGCGAAGATGAAATCGAGGCAGTCAGCAGCTACCTGGCCGGCCTGCCGGCAGCCCCCACTGGCGACCTGCGCCGCCAGCAAATTGCCAATGACCCTACCACCCGCGTGGCCCTGTACGGCGACTGGAGCCGGCAGATTCCCGGCTGCGTGCAATGCCATGGGCCGGGTGGCGGCGGGGTCGGTGAACACTTCCCGCCCTTGGCCGGCCAGCCCGCCAGTTACCTGATAGCGCAGCTCAATGCCTGGCGTGACGGCAGCCGCAGCAATGACCCCAACCAACTGATGGTCGGTGTGGCCAAGGCCATGACCGATGACGAGATCAAGGCTGTTGCCGAGTTCTTCGCCCACCCCGCCAGCCAGGAGGTCACGCCATGA
- a CDS encoding NAD(P)H-dependent flavin oxidoreductase, with product MSHWPDRRILDLLGIELPILQAPMAGATGSPMAIAVGLAGGLGALPCAMLSGEQVRAEIAAFRAGCPGRPLNLNFFCHQPPAPDAEHDARWKQALEPYYNEVGADFAAPTPVSNRAPFDEQSCQLVEALRPEVVSFHFGLPQAELLQRVKASGAKVLSSATTVEEAIWLEHNGCDAIIAMGYEAGGHRGMFLSDDITSQIGTFALVPQIADAVGVPVIAAGGIGDHRGLVAALALGASAVQIGTAYLFCPEAKVSPAHRRALDSASASDTALTNLFTGRPARGINNRIMRELGPMSALAPRFPLAGGALMPLRAITDPLGNSDFSNLWSGQALRLGRHMPAGELTQEIAEKALAVVGHQAF from the coding sequence ATGAGCCACTGGCCCGACCGCCGTATCCTCGACCTGCTGGGCATCGAGTTGCCCATTCTGCAGGCGCCCATGGCGGGGGCGACCGGCTCACCCATGGCCATTGCCGTGGGCCTGGCAGGTGGGCTGGGCGCCCTGCCCTGCGCCATGCTCAGCGGCGAGCAAGTGCGCGCCGAAATCGCCGCGTTCCGCGCTGGCTGCCCGGGGCGCCCACTTAACCTGAACTTCTTTTGCCACCAGCCGCCAGCGCCCGATGCCGAGCACGATGCGCGTTGGAAGCAGGCCCTTGAACCTTATTACAACGAAGTGGGTGCCGATTTCGCGGCGCCCACGCCGGTGTCCAACCGTGCGCCTTTCGACGAGCAAAGCTGCCAGCTGGTCGAAGCCTTGCGCCCGGAGGTGGTGAGCTTCCACTTCGGCCTACCCCAGGCCGAACTGCTGCAGCGGGTAAAAGCCAGCGGTGCCAAGGTGCTCTCCAGTGCCACTACGGTGGAAGAGGCCATCTGGCTGGAACACAACGGTTGCGACGCGATCATCGCCATGGGGTATGAAGCCGGTGGCCATCGCGGCATGTTCCTGAGTGACGACATCACCAGCCAGATCGGTACGTTCGCCCTGGTACCCCAGATTGCCGATGCGGTCGGCGTCCCGGTGATTGCCGCGGGTGGCATCGGCGACCACCGTGGGCTGGTGGCGGCGCTGGCCCTGGGTGCCTCGGCAGTGCAGATCGGCACGGCTTACCTGTTTTGCCCCGAGGCCAAGGTTTCGCCAGCGCATCGCCGGGCGCTGGACAGCGCGTCTGCCAGCGACACGGCGCTGACCAACCTGTTCACCGGCCGCCCCGCGCGGGGTATCAACAACCGCATCATGCGCGAGCTGGGGCCGATGAGCGCGCTGGCGCCACGCTTCCCGCTGGCGGGTGGGGCATTGATGCCTTTGCGGGCGATCACCGATCCGCTGGGCAATAGTGACTTCAGCAATCTGTGGTCGGGGCAGGCGTTGCGGCTGGGACGGCACATGCCGGCAGGTGAGCTGACCCAGGAAATTGCCGAAAAGGCACTGGCCGTGGTTGGGCACCAGGCTTTTTGA
- the modA gene encoding molybdate ABC transporter substrate-binding protein, which translates to MRIRPSHLAFTALASLFAFNTAWADEVQVAVAANFTAPIQAIAKDFEKDTGHKLVAAYGATGQFYAQIKNGAPFEVFLAADDSTPKKLEEEKEIVPGSRFTYAIGTLALWSAKEGYVDAKGEVLKKNAYKHLSIANPKAAPYGLAATQVLDKLKLTEATKGKIVEGQNITQAFQFVSTGNAELGFVALSQIYKDGKVTNGSAWIVPSNLHDPIRQDAVILNKGKDNAAAKALVEYLKGPKAAAVIKSYGYEL; encoded by the coding sequence ATGCGTATCCGCCCGTCCCACCTGGCCTTCACTGCCCTGGCCAGCCTGTTCGCCTTCAACACTGCCTGGGCCGACGAAGTCCAGGTCGCGGTCGCAGCCAACTTCACAGCCCCCATCCAGGCCATCGCCAAAGACTTCGAGAAAGACACCGGACACAAACTGGTCGCTGCCTACGGTGCCACCGGGCAGTTCTACGCCCAGATCAAGAACGGCGCACCCTTCGAAGTGTTCCTCGCCGCCGACGACAGCACCCCGAAGAAGCTTGAAGAAGAGAAGGAAATCGTCCCCGGCTCGCGCTTTACCTACGCCATCGGCACCTTGGCCCTGTGGTCTGCGAAGGAAGGCTACGTGGATGCCAAGGGTGAAGTGTTGAAAAAGAACGCATACAAACACCTGTCCATCGCCAACCCGAAAGCGGCACCTTACGGCCTGGCCGCCACTCAGGTACTGGACAAGCTGAAGCTCACCGAAGCCACCAAAGGCAAGATTGTCGAAGGCCAGAACATCACCCAGGCCTTCCAGTTTGTTTCCACCGGCAACGCCGAGCTGGGCTTCGTCGCCCTGTCGCAGATCTACAAGGACGGCAAGGTGACCAATGGCTCGGCCTGGATCGTGCCGTCCAACCTGCACGACCCGATCCGCCAGGACGCCGTCATCCTCAACAAAGGCAAGGACAATGCGGCCGCCAAAGCACTGGTCGAATACCTCAAAGGCCCGAAAGCCGCAGCGGTGATCAAGTCCTACGGTTATGAACTCTGA
- the csrA gene encoding carbon storage regulator CsrA: protein MLILTRKVGESIVINDDIKVTILGVKGMQVRIGIDAPKDVQVHREEIFKRIQAGSPAPEKHDDSH from the coding sequence ATGCTGATACTCACCCGTAAGGTTGGCGAAAGCATCGTCATCAACGATGACATCAAAGTCACCATTCTGGGCGTCAAAGGGATGCAGGTGAGGATCGGTATCGATGCACCTAAAGATGTCCAGGTCCATCGCGAAGAAATCTTCAAGCGCATCCAGGCCGGCAGCCCAGCCCCGGAGAAGCACGACGACTCGCACTGA
- the gorA gene encoding glutathione-disulfide reductase, protein MAYDFDLFVIGAGSGGVRAARFAAGFGAKVAVAESRYLGGTCVNVGCVPKKLLVYGAHVADELEQAAGFGWTLEEGHFDWGTLIANKNREIERLNGIYRNLLVNSGVTLLQGHARLTGANEVEVDGQRYSAEHILIATGGWPQVPDIPGKELAITSNEAFYLKDLPRRVLVVGGGYIAVEFAGIFQGLGANTTLLYRGDLFLRGFDGSVRTHLKEELEKRGLDLQFNADIQRIDKLEDGSLKATLKDGRELVADCVFYATGRRPMLDNLGLENTGVELDARGYIRVDEQFQTTAPSILAIGDVIGRVQLTPVALAEGMAVARRLFKPEQYRPVDYQNIPTAVFSQPPIGTVGLTEEQALAAGHKVQVFESRFRAMKLTLTDIQEKTLMKLVVDAETDKVLGCHMVGPDAGEIIQGLGIALKAGATKQQFDETIGVHPTAAEEFVTMRTVTR, encoded by the coding sequence ATGGCCTACGATTTTGATCTGTTCGTGATTGGCGCCGGGTCCGGCGGCGTGCGCGCGGCGCGCTTTGCCGCGGGCTTCGGTGCAAAAGTGGCAGTGGCTGAAAGCCGCTACCTGGGCGGTACCTGTGTCAATGTCGGCTGTGTTCCGAAAAAGCTGCTGGTGTATGGCGCGCACGTTGCCGACGAACTGGAGCAGGCCGCAGGTTTCGGCTGGACCTTGGAAGAAGGGCATTTCGACTGGGGCACCCTGATTGCCAACAAGAACCGGGAAATCGAACGCCTCAATGGCATCTACCGCAACCTGCTGGTCAACAGCGGGGTGACCCTGCTGCAGGGCCACGCACGCCTGACCGGTGCCAATGAAGTGGAAGTGGACGGTCAGCGCTACAGCGCCGAACACATCCTCATCGCTACCGGTGGCTGGCCACAGGTGCCGGATATCCCCGGCAAGGAACTGGCCATCACCTCCAATGAAGCCTTCTACCTCAAAGACCTGCCTCGCCGGGTGCTGGTGGTGGGCGGTGGCTACATCGCCGTCGAGTTCGCTGGCATCTTCCAGGGCCTGGGGGCTAACACCACGCTGCTGTACCGTGGTGACTTGTTCCTGCGCGGCTTCGATGGCTCGGTGCGCACCCACTTGAAGGAAGAGTTGGAAAAGCGCGGCCTCGACCTGCAGTTCAATGCCGACATTCAGCGTATCGACAAACTTGAAGATGGCAGCCTCAAGGCCACCCTCAAGGATGGCCGAGAGCTGGTTGCCGATTGCGTATTCTATGCCACTGGCCGGCGCCCGATGCTGGACAACCTGGGCCTGGAAAACACCGGCGTCGAACTGGATGCGCGCGGCTACATTCGGGTTGATGAGCAGTTCCAGACCACCGCGCCGTCAATCCTTGCCATTGGCGACGTCATCGGGCGTGTGCAGTTGACGCCAGTGGCCCTGGCCGAAGGCATGGCCGTGGCGCGGCGCCTGTTCAAACCAGAGCAATACCGCCCGGTGGACTACCAGAACATCCCTACTGCGGTGTTCAGCCAGCCGCCGATCGGCACCGTAGGCTTGACCGAGGAGCAGGCGCTGGCGGCCGGGCACAAGGTGCAGGTGTTCGAAAGCCGCTTCCGCGCCATGAAGCTGACCCTGACCGACATTCAGGAAAAGACCCTGATGAAGCTGGTGGTCGATGCCGAGACCGACAAGGTGCTGGGGTGTCACATGGTTGGCCCTGATGCCGGTGAAATCATCCAGGGCCTGGGTATTGCGCTGAAAGCCGGTGCGACCAAGCAGCAGTTCGACGAAACCATCGGCGTGCACCCGACGGCGGCCGAAGAGTTCGTGACCATGCGTACGGTCACCCGCTGA
- the galU gene encoding UTP--glucose-1-phosphate uridylyltransferase GalU, with translation MIKKCLFPAAGYGTRFLPATKAMPKEMLPVVNKPLIQYGVEEALDAGLNEISIVTGRGKRALEDHFDISYELENQIKGTDKEKYLVGIRRLLDECSFSYTRQTEMKGLGHAILTGRPLIGDEPFAVVLADDLCVNLEGDGVLAQMVALYKKYRCSIVAIQEVDPQETNKYGVIAGEEIKDGIFRVDSMVEKPKPEDAPSNLAIIGRYILTPDIFEKIEQTEPGKGGEIQITDALMKQAAEGNVIAYKFKGKRFDCGGAEGYIEATNFCFENFYKAGKAY, from the coding sequence ATGATCAAGAAATGCTTGTTCCCGGCAGCCGGCTACGGCACTCGCTTCCTGCCTGCTACCAAAGCCATGCCCAAGGAAATGCTGCCGGTGGTCAACAAGCCACTGATCCAGTATGGCGTTGAAGAAGCATTGGATGCTGGTCTGAACGAGATCTCCATCGTGACCGGTCGCGGCAAGCGCGCCCTGGAAGACCACTTCGACATCAGCTACGAGCTGGAAAACCAGATCAAGGGCACCGACAAGGAAAAATACCTGGTTGGCATCCGTCGTCTGCTCGATGAGTGCTCGTTCTCCTACACCCGCCAGACCGAAATGAAAGGCCTGGGCCACGCTATCCTCACCGGCCGCCCGTTGATCGGTGACGAGCCTTTCGCCGTGGTGCTGGCGGATGACCTGTGCGTCAACCTTGAAGGTGACGGCGTGCTGGCGCAGATGGTTGCGCTTTACAAGAAGTACCGTTGCTCGATCGTTGCCATCCAGGAAGTCGATCCGCAGGAAACCAACAAGTACGGCGTCATCGCCGGTGAAGAGATCAAGGACGGCATCTTCCGTGTCGACTCCATGGTCGAGAAACCGAAGCCTGAAGATGCCCCTTCGAACCTGGCCATCATCGGCCGTTACATCCTGACCCCGGACATTTTCGAGAAGATTGAGCAGACCGAACCGGGCAAGGGTGGCGAGATCCAGATCACCGACGCGCTGATGAAGCAAGCGGCCGAAGGTAACGTGATCGCCTACAAGTTCAAGGGCAAGCGTTTCGACTGCGGTGGTGCCGAAGGCTACATCGAGGCGACCAACTTCTGCTTCGAGAACTTCTACAAGGCTGGCAAGGCTTACTGA
- the modC gene encoding molybdenum ABC transporter ATP-binding protein, which produces MTASIVARLKLARDDFTLDVDLHLPGRGISALFGHSGSGKTSCLRCLAGLERAASAYIEVNGEVWEDSTRGYFQPPHLRPVGYVFQEASLFAHLSVRGNLEFGWRRVAAAERKVSLDQACQLLGIGHLLERRPATLSGGEAQRVGIARALLSSPRLLLMDEPLAALDGPRKREILPYLERLHDELDIPLVYVSHAQDEVARLADHLVLLEQGQAVASGPIGQTLARLDLSLAQGEDAGVVFEGMVVGHDPHYDLLDLRLPGSSGPLLRIAHPAHVMGSTLRVKVQARDVSLALTADSTSSILNRLPVCVRESRPAANPAHVLVSLDAGGNALLARITRFSADQLGLHTGQVLFAQIKSVALLG; this is translated from the coding sequence ATGACCGCATCGATTGTGGCGCGCCTGAAACTGGCGCGCGACGACTTTACCCTGGACGTCGACCTGCACCTACCTGGGCGCGGTATCAGCGCGCTGTTTGGCCACTCCGGCTCTGGCAAGACCAGCTGCCTGCGCTGTCTGGCGGGGTTGGAACGCGCTGCTAGCGCGTACATCGAAGTCAACGGCGAAGTCTGGGAAGACAGCACCCGTGGCTACTTCCAGCCCCCCCACTTGCGCCCAGTGGGCTATGTGTTCCAGGAGGCCAGCCTGTTTGCGCACCTGTCGGTGCGCGGCAACCTGGAGTTCGGCTGGCGCCGGGTAGCCGCCGCTGAGCGCAAGGTCAGCCTCGACCAGGCGTGCCAGCTGCTAGGTATCGGGCACTTGCTGGAACGCCGCCCGGCAACCCTGTCGGGCGGCGAGGCGCAGCGCGTGGGTATTGCTCGCGCCCTGCTCAGCAGCCCAAGGCTGCTGTTGATGGACGAGCCGCTGGCGGCCCTCGACGGGCCGCGCAAGCGCGAGATCCTGCCGTACCTGGAGCGCCTGCACGACGAACTGGACATCCCCCTGGTGTATGTCAGCCATGCCCAGGATGAAGTAGCGCGACTGGCCGACCACCTGGTGTTGCTGGAGCAAGGCCAGGCAGTCGCCAGCGGCCCGATTGGCCAAACCCTGGCGCGCCTCGACCTGTCGCTGGCCCAGGGCGAGGATGCCGGCGTGGTGTTCGAAGGCATGGTCGTGGGGCATGACCCGCACTACGACCTGCTCGACTTGCGCCTGCCCGGCAGCAGCGGGCCGCTGCTGCGCATTGCTCACCCGGCGCATGTGATGGGCAGCACGCTGCGGGTCAAGGTACAGGCCCGGGACGTCAGCCTGGCGCTGACGGCCGACAGCACATCGAGCATCCTCAACCGCCTGCCAGTATGTGTGCGCGAGAGCCGCCCGGCGGCCAACCCGGCGCATGTACTGGTCAGCCTGGATGCCGGTGGCAATGCCTTGCTTGCACGTATCACCCGCTTCTCGGCAGACCAGCTCGGCTTGCACACGGGCCAGGTACTGTTCGCCCAGATCAAGTCGGTGGCCCTTTTGGGCTGA
- a CDS encoding DUF1883 domain-containing protein produces the protein MKFVHQREHLNEDDIVVIECSQRCNIRLMNDANFRSFKNGGRHTYHGGHFEKFPAKITVPSTGFWNITIDTVTTRPISVTRKPTLTHKIKIIRRSSSKTQIRPP, from the coding sequence ATGAAATTCGTACACCAGCGCGAGCACCTCAACGAGGACGACATCGTCGTCATCGAGTGCTCTCAGCGCTGCAATATCCGCCTGATGAACGACGCCAACTTCCGCAGCTTCAAGAACGGCGGCCGTCATACTTACCACGGCGGCCATTTCGAGAAGTTCCCGGCGAAGATCACCGTGCCCAGCACCGGCTTCTGGAACATCACCATCGATACCGTGACCACACGCCCGATCTCGGTCACTCGCAAGCCAACCCTGACCCACAAGATCAAGATCATCCGTCGTTCGTCGTCGAAAACTCAGATAAGGCCACCATGA
- the modB gene encoding molybdate ABC transporter permease subunit — MPLDASDLGAIWLTVKLASLTTLILLVIGTPIAWWLARTRSWLRGPVGAVVALPLVLPPTVIGFYLLIALGPHGWLGQATQALGLGSVVFSFTGLVIGSTVYSMPFVVQPLQNAFGAIGQRPLEVAATLRASPWDTFVHVVLPLARPGFVTASILGFAHTVGEFGVVLMIGGNIPDKTRVVSVQIFDHVEAMEYSQAHWLAGAMLVFSFLVLLLLYAGRRGKAGWS; from the coding sequence ATGCCACTGGATGCCAGTGACCTAGGTGCCATCTGGCTGACCGTGAAACTGGCCAGCCTGACCACCCTGATCCTGCTGGTTATCGGCACACCCATCGCCTGGTGGCTGGCGCGCACGCGCTCATGGCTGCGCGGGCCGGTGGGGGCGGTGGTGGCATTGCCCCTGGTGCTGCCACCAACGGTGATCGGTTTCTACCTGCTGATCGCCCTCGGCCCACACGGCTGGCTCGGCCAGGCTACCCAGGCGCTGGGCCTGGGTAGCGTGGTGTTCAGCTTCACGGGCCTGGTGATCGGCTCGACGGTGTATTCCATGCCGTTCGTGGTGCAGCCGCTGCAAAATGCCTTTGGCGCGATCGGCCAGCGGCCGCTGGAAGTCGCCGCGACGCTGCGCGCCAGCCCATGGGACACCTTCGTTCATGTGGTACTGCCGCTGGCCCGCCCCGGCTTCGTCACTGCCAGCATCCTCGGCTTCGCCCATACCGTGGGCGAGTTTGGCGTGGTGCTGATGATCGGTGGCAACATCCCCGACAAGACCCGCGTGGTCTCGGTGCAAATCTTCGATCACGTCGAAGCCATGGAGTATTCGCAAGCCCACTGGCTGGCCGGTGCCATGCTGGTGTTCTCTTTCCTGGTGCTGCTCCTGCTGTACGCCGGACGCCGCGGCAAAGCTGGCTGGAGCTGA
- a CDS encoding response regulator translates to MNTILIVDDEYLIADILGFALEDEGYLVEKASNGCKALEALKEKRVQLVITDYMMPLLNGEELVRAMREDPALSELPVILMSGAQASQGCPALFAAIFDKPFDMDEMIAKVRQLLGT, encoded by the coding sequence ATGAACACGATCCTGATCGTCGATGACGAGTACCTGATCGCCGATATCCTCGGCTTTGCCCTGGAGGACGAAGGTTACCTGGTGGAAAAGGCCAGTAATGGCTGCAAGGCGCTGGAGGCGCTGAAGGAAAAGCGCGTGCAACTGGTCATCACCGATTACATGATGCCGCTGCTCAATGGTGAGGAGCTGGTGCGTGCGATGCGCGAGGACCCGGCGTTAAGCGAGTTGCCGGTCATTCTCATGAGCGGCGCGCAGGCCAGCCAAGGATGCCCGGCCCTGTTCGCCGCCATATTCGACAAACCATTCGACATGGATGAGATGATCGCCAAAGTGCGTCAGTTGCTGGGCACCTGA
- a CDS encoding ATPase domain-containing protein: MAQALRRLVTGIDGLDALLKGGLVAGASYIIQGPPGAGKTILANQLACGHVRGGGRVLVATLLSESHERLFQYLSTLDFFDPALVGDQIQFVSAFDTLEQDGLDAVVRLLRQEIARQQASLLIVDGVLNARVRAETALDTKKFVSELQGHAAFAGCTVLLLTSARLDEGSPEHTMVDGVIELGEQLVGSRAVRHVQLRKTRGSAALSGRHECRIDEAGMHVYPRLEALFSHPSHLGSGTLARISSGVPTFDEMLGGGLATGSVSLLIGPSGIGKTSLGLAFLGASTPQAPGLHFGFYETPERLRSKAASLGYDFAAMEQGGSLQLCWQPTTEGLLDQVGARLLERVAAQGSKRVLIDSLGAFSRLAIDPTRLNAFFRALAGELRARDVSVMLTWEMRDIFGSEISAPAPDLSSIVDNLMLLRFVELDSQLRRMLSILKVRDSHHDPALHELLIGPQGITLRKAFEGACGVLSGTPTPQGSG; the protein is encoded by the coding sequence ATGGCACAGGCACTCAGGCGGCTGGTAACGGGGATCGATGGGCTCGACGCGTTGCTCAAGGGCGGCCTGGTGGCCGGTGCTTCCTACATCATCCAGGGGCCGCCGGGAGCGGGCAAGACCATCCTCGCCAACCAGCTGGCCTGCGGCCATGTGCGGGGCGGTGGTCGGGTGCTGGTGGCCACCTTGTTGAGTGAGTCGCATGAGCGCTTGTTTCAGTACCTGTCCACCCTGGACTTCTTCGACCCGGCGTTGGTCGGCGACCAGATCCAATTCGTCAGCGCTTTCGACACCCTTGAGCAGGATGGGCTGGACGCCGTGGTGCGGCTGCTGCGCCAGGAAATCGCTCGGCAACAGGCAAGCCTGCTGATCGTCGACGGCGTGCTCAATGCCCGGGTGCGTGCGGAAACGGCGCTGGACACCAAAAAGTTCGTCTCTGAATTGCAGGGCCATGCGGCCTTCGCCGGCTGCACGGTACTGCTGCTGACCAGTGCCCGGCTGGACGAGGGCAGCCCGGAGCACACCATGGTCGATGGCGTGATCGAGCTGGGTGAGCAGCTGGTGGGCAGCCGCGCCGTGCGCCATGTGCAGCTGCGCAAGACGCGCGGCAGTGCGGCACTTTCGGGGCGTCACGAATGCCGTATCGATGAAGCAGGCATGCACGTCTACCCACGCCTGGAAGCGTTGTTCAGCCACCCCAGCCATCTGGGCAGCGGCACATTGGCGCGCATCAGCAGCGGTGTGCCAACCTTCGATGAAATGCTCGGCGGCGGCCTGGCCACGGGCTCGGTTAGCCTGTTGATCGGGCCTTCGGGTATTGGCAAGACGTCATTGGGCCTGGCCTTTCTAGGGGCCAGCACCCCGCAGGCGCCAGGGTTGCATTTTGGTTTCTACGAAACGCCTGAACGCCTGCGTAGCAAGGCAGCGTCGCTGGGTTACGATTTTGCCGCGATGGAGCAGGGCGGTAGCTTGCAGCTGTGCTGGCAGCCAACCACCGAGGGCTTGCTGGACCAGGTCGGCGCGCGGCTGCTCGAGCGTGTTGCAGCGCAGGGCAGCAAGAGGGTGCTGATCGACAGCCTTGGCGCATTCAGCCGCCTGGCCATCGACCCGACGCGGCTCAATGCGTTTTTCCGCGCGCTGGCCGGTGAGCTGCGCGCGCGCGATGTCAGCGTGATGCTCACCTGGGAAATGCGCGACATCTTCGGCTCGGAAATCAGCGCCCCCGCGCCGGATCTGTCGAGCATCGTCGACAACCTGATGCTGTTGCGCTTTGTCGAGCTGGACTCGCAACTGCGGCGCATGCTGTCGATCCTCAAGGTGCGTGACAGCCACCATGACCCTGCCTTGCACGAACTGCTGATCGGGCCGCAGGGCATTACCTTGCGCAAGGCGTTCGAAGGCGCCTGTGGTGTGCTCTCGGGAACGCCGACGCCGCAGGGGAGTGGGTGA